The window CATCAATTCATAGAATTTTTTATGATTTAacttcaaaattttcgattttagtTTGAAATGCAACGAATTGGTTTAGTAGGTAACTTTGCTGATGTGACAAATTTTACTAAAAAaatgatttaatttatgatgtgatgttagaaaaattatttttgtttattaatttatttataagaTACCTTATTTATATTCGTCAAGAAGAACGGTTACAATGGTCTGTTATTAAAAGGCCAAATACATCCCGGAAGATTAGCCAACCAAAGAGTCGTTCTCAATCGAGTGCCATATTGGAAAATAAAGGCTCCTCAATGGTTGTTATTCTTAAATAGAACTCCATTAGATGCACCACTGTGACTTAAAAATGCACTCTTTGCCAATTGTCTTATTAAGTTAAAAAATGCACTTTTTGCTACATCAtcaatggtgttataacaccaagtgAGGAAATGAATAACATGTTGTATCTTGTTATGACACCAACTTTCTTTTCAtttcataatttattttttatttatttcgattttttttttaaattgagacaaatattttttaaattaaaaaataaataaaacataatgtttaaaaattataaaaaacaattaaaaatttttaaagattaaaattaacataaagactaaattacacataatatccaaaaacaaaaaaagaaataacatccaaattcaaaaaataaaataaaatacaatgctATTCGTTATCGTTATTGTTACCATAGAAGATATAATCCGTCAAGTCCTCTCGAAGTTGTCTGTGTTTATTTGCGTCCTGAATGTCAACAACGCGATGTAAATAATCAGTTGTTCCTGGTTGAAACTGAACGTGTCTGGGCTCCGTTAGGATATAATGTGCAATAATTCGCCCTTTATCTTCTATcaccatgttatgcattatgatacatgcatacatgatatATCGTAAAGTTTCTAAATCCAATGGTCGTTCTGCATGTTCGACTATATGCCACTTCACCTTCAGCACTCCAAAAGCACGTTCCACATCCTTACGTGCTCCTTCTTATCTTCTCTTAAAAAATTTGTCTCGTTCTTCAACCGGGTGACGGAATGCCTTCACGAATGTGGAATACTGAGGATATATTCCATCTGTAAGgtaatacccatatttgtattcgtTTCCATTCACCGTGAAAGGAGCATCCGGGGCTTTTCTATTCAAAAGATCGTCGAATATTGGCGACTGATCAAGAAAGTTGACGTCGTTGTTGGAACCCGCAACCCCAAAAAATGCATGCCAAATTCATAAATCTTGAGAAGCGACAGCCTCTAACACCAACGAAGGTGATCCGTGATGACCACTTCAATATTGCCCTTTCCATGCTATCGGACAATTTTTTCCATTTCCAGTGTGTGCAATCAATGCTTCCGATCATTCCGGGAAACCCATGGCGTTCTTCATGCGCCGCATACAATTCTTGCAAATCATGCAATGAAAGTTTCCGCAAATACACGTCACCAAAAGTTTCAACAACACCCCTTGACAATGTATACAAACTATCTCTTGCGGTTCTTTTAGACATTCTCATATAGTCGTCCATGGTGTCGGGTGACTCCCCCATAGCCATCAAACGAATGACTGCAACACATTTCTGCAACGTTGTAAACCCCCGTCTACCTCTAGCATCATATCTTAATTGAAAAAATTCGTACCTAAACATAAATTAACTACAGTTTAAaaatatattgcatatgttgtaaaattaaagaaacatgtagtacatttttatttattttgtataaaaatatagTAAACAAACGATACCGGCTTTCCAAGACGTTGACAATTCGTAAGAACACATCCCTACTCAAACGAAATCTTCTTTTGAAGTCCTTCGCCCCATATACACAATTACCGCAAAGTAATCGCGATATAGATGTTCGTGTCCTTCCTCGCGATTTCTGTTTAACATCGCACGTCTTGCTAGTAGCGGGGCTGAGTCTGGTTGTAGCAGGTCAGTAGTGTAATAATGATACATCATCCTAAAGAAAATATCGTCATCTGAATCATGGGACGAGTCGAAAGGATCCATATTTTTTTTGAAGATAATTGAAAGTATGTAGAGAGGAGAAGAGAAAGtatgaaatttttaataaaataggAGGTATTTATAGGataataaattgttttttttaataattttttttttcaaaccgtTGCACTCAAACGGTCACAATTGATCCGTTTCTTCCCGTCGCCACGCCAACGAGATCTACCTTCGACGAGTGGCAACGAGCAGGGGGGAGGTGTTCCCCCCGTTACGCAGCCGTTGCCTCTAGCCACGTCAGCCGCGTTGGTTCTCGTTTGGCCCATACCGATTACTCTAAATGAATGTGAGTTGTGTATTCATATGGATTTTTAAGGTTAAATGAGTAAAAGAGATTACTAAGTTTCACTTTAGATGTTTGACGTTTAGATCAACTCAAACTTCTTCTATACATAtagataaaataataaaatatcataaaacacatagcatttacAGTTACTAAAGTTATTTCATACGGATGAAAATTATAATATTTGTATTGGATTTGTTTTAGATTAATGTGTGAATGTTTATTGTTGTGGTTGATACTGAAGCATGAGTTTTATTTTTGATATAGTTAGATTTTTCTGCAGTTCAGGTAAAATCTGAATTTGttgtaattttgtaatttattggCTTTTATAAATTCTGTCGCATATTCACAAAGTTTTCTTATACTATTTTGTTTCCAATCCGCTACAATCCATTTCTGGTTCTTTACGTGTTGTAAAGTTGGTGAAAAGTAAACTTTGTATTATATTAGCGATATATTTCCGTCACTGTAATGGATGGTTTTGTCATGGTGTCTAGATTTTTATGTGGCTAACCTGTTTTGATGTGATCAATAACGACGGATATGGCCGTGCTagcttcttgtttttttttttttttagatgaagttacatattccctaaattagttaaattaaaaaaacacaaattaAATACTATCATgagtaaaaaaataaaacaggTTGCTATTTAATTAATATACTTTGCATTGTACAAATTAAACCACGAATGTTGCAATGAATAAAGTCGATAAATTATCCGAACCAAACCAATAATCCTTCATTTCGAATATATAAGGTAGCAACTCTCAAAAACCAACATAATACATGTTAGACGAGGTGTTTGAAACCTGTAACATTTACATTAATTAATGAAAATTGACGCTTGCCTGGTACGTCAAACCTAAGTTCCAGTTAGCCGGGGCGACATTGTTACACACAATGGTCTGTTTGGTTGTGTAGGAGGTGATCTTGAAAGAGAGAGCTTGACCTTTAAGCGTGGCAAATGCTTGGTATGAGGCTCCCCAGTTGTGGCTCATACTGATCCATGCAGTCTTGGTCCCTTTAACCCACATCTGGCCAATATCACCAGCACCACCAACGTTCATCACATACGTCAACAGCCAGTAACCATTTCCTTGGAAAGAGAACCTGATACCCCCTGCCCGACTACATGGTACCctacaacaacaacaaacaaATTAAGACCTTCATTGTATCTGTATATAGAATTAAGGTATCAACATGCAATGTATTGATGATTTGTGGAATACAATATATATACCTGCGGTATTGGACAGGGACAATGCCTGCCTTCCATTGTGCGATCTTCATGAAGGCGGGCTTAGCCATGTCGAAATGAGTTCTTGGGGGGTTACACCATCCACCAGCGTTAGAGTCTTTGGACCAGTTGGGTGGGCAGAGGTTTGTTGCTGTGATCGTAGCAACACCTTTGGAACACCATGGAGATTGGACACACTTAATCTGATAACACTGCCCACATGCATATCCATCTGTAAAGATTGTAGAGCTCAATGCTGCTGTATCAGTTCCATACCCGTTGGTCACAATGTTTCCATATCCACAAGCACCCCCTATACaaaatttcaacaaaaaaaaaacaatcaacaTTTGCACCTTCAAATTGTAAAAACTTTTGGATTCAGACACACCAGATGAGGGCCCACGTAATCAGTGGGCCCTTGTAGGTGCATTTATCTTTCACCAAAATACATGCGTAGGCAAACTCGTACCCATGGTTGAAGCCGCAGACTCGTCCCCATAAAACGTAGCGTGGGCGAGGGTCCAAGGGCTCGGTGTATAAACAACTGGTGCAGTACGCGGAACTCGTGTTGTACGTGGAACTCGTGAAGTATATGTAGCTGCGGTTACAGAATCCAAAGTGGATAAGATTATCATGATGCTCGCAACAAAGACACATAATCCCCATAGTGGATGAACCGGAGCCATTGTGTTCTGTTTCTTGACTCGGGCTGATCCAAAAGCAATGTGAACAGGTGTTGATGAATTTCGGATTCGATATCGAGAGGGATTTATAGGGTGTCAGGTTATTAGAAAGACCAACTTTGTGACCCTCACGAATAAACGATTTGTTTACGTTTTCTTTGTAACATGTAGCCACTAACTTGGGGGTTTGAAGCTTTGTAAAATAAGTTGACAACGTGCTAGCAGGTTTTATGTTATTAAGATTATCGTCAACAGACTTTTTCATAATATAATGTTATTGAGTAATTACGGGTCAACAAGATATATCAGCCATCATACATAAATCCATTAGTTTAAGTAATTATacagacaaaacttcaaaaatggtcattGTGGTTTTACGAAATCTAAAGTTTGGtccttaattttaaaaaaatttacgGATGGTCCTGTgggttcaaaacttttaatgtttagttcttccggctcactccgttaccatttagccGTTAACTCATTTATCAATATTATATTGCAAGGGCAGTTTTGTCATTTCACTTGTAACCTTCACTCTTTAATATGAAATGATTATCTATTGTTTGCACGTCAACTCCACAACCCGTCCCTCTCCCAAGAACATATCCAGTTACAGTTGTAATCATCGCACCATTTCATCTGAGAAGCAAGAACAAAAAttaggatttagggtttaagtAGAAGGAATCGCAATGGTGCTGTCAATATGGTGTTTTTGAGAAAAATTCGCAACAGTGCAGGACTTGGGAAAAAGATACAGTAGGATACTACAAAAAACTTGTTTATTTTCATTGATTGTGTTCACGTAGAGAAATCATTGACTTTACCTTTTTTTGTTTGCAGAAGGATatgtagggatgtcaaaaagtcccgtgggggccccgtcccgtttgggggaaatttctaaaaaaatcgggggcggggacgggggcgggggcaaggttaacccccgttataatttcgggggcgggggcgggggtagacaatcccgtcccgaaacccccatggggaccccgttaataaattacacatatatttacatatattaattatataaatataataaacaataacatgattttgaaccttcaaaattcatcaaaaaaacatgtttttaagttgtaggtataatgtttttaagatgtcataacttttttatttttaacatttaaaattctgTTATAAATAGTTATTTGTTACctaaaaatagtttcttttagccTAAATTACAActtcttttagcccaaaaaaaCGCAGCCCAAAATTAATCGGGGGCGGGGGTAATGAAGGggattcgggggcgggggcgggggtaggaAGGTTgacatttcgggggcgggggcgggggcgggggaacggggaaatttcgggggcgggggcggggaatgcactccccgtcccgttttcccccgttgacatccctaaggATATGACAACTATTTCACGTTGAAGGTACACTACAATGGTATCTTCACCAAAGCACCTGGAAGGAAATACATTGATGGTATTGTAGCATATGTAGATGATGTTGACACTGATTTATTTTCAGTTCATGAGCTTGATGACATGGTTCGAGAACTAGGGTACAAAACTGAGCAAACCCTTTACTACCAATTCTGTATCCCTGAATACCCTTTAGACTATGGCTTGATGTGTTTAGGTAATGACCAAGATGTACTTAAAATGGTATCGTATGTCCCTAAACACAGACTTATAATGGTGTATATTGAAAATGGTCAGACTAGGGTACTTAGTTATTATAAGTCTCCTTCTAAAGTTGTTATTGAAGAGTTGGAGCTTGATAGTGTGTCAtctgaaataaatagaaagaaaCCTTCTAGGAGAGAAGCAGGATCATGTAGCCGAAAGCTTGATTTAAACCAGTCTGTGAACCCTTTTTTTGAGTAGTAACAAGTATTAGATGTTGATGAAGGGCATGATTACTCAAAGAGTATTCTACCATATATAAGGTCACAGGTTTACGAACAAAGTGATGTCATTCATGCGGTCAATCATGGAATTGAAACCTAAGAATAAGTGGTCAATCATGAAACTGAAACTCAAGAGGAAGTCGTCAATCATGAAATTGAAACTCAATAAGAAGTGATGAATCATGAAGTTGAAACAGAAGAACTAGTGGGAACTTACCATGTAGAGGAACCAAGTTGGCTAGCTGATGACGGAGTCCATAATGCAACAATTGATGAGTTTGAACCATTTGTAGAGGATTATTCAGTTTATGCTGACTATGATGCTGAGGATAATGTCCAAACTTCATGTGAACATCAACCAGAAGTAGATTATCTAGAGGGTATGTTAAGTGATGATAGTGGAGAGGCTTTCTATTATGAGAGTGGATATGGTTCTGAGGGTAGTGGAGATGATTATGATGATAGTGACTATAATGTGGATGAATCTAACATACATTTTGATGTTGATGTAGACATGATTGAATTCCATAATGTTGTTTATGTAGATGAAcatggaatcttaatcaatcattCAACAGATGAAGGGAATGACATGATTGATAATGATTTGGAAGTTATTGCTACTGATGATTGTTAGTTTGTAGGATTTCATGAAGATGACATGAAGAGAATGCTTAAGGAGTTAAGTAAGTCAAGTAGATGCTCACATGGAGAGGTTAATGTAAAACCATTTATGGTGGGCTAGGTCTTCAAAACCAAATGTGATGTTAAAAACTTCATGGATACACATGCTGTAGAAATAAGGTCTCTATACTTagcaaaaaatgacaaaatcaggATTAGGGTGAAATCTAAAGGTGTTGTAAGTCAGTCATCTAAAGTAGTTGATAGTGGTGGGCCCTTAACTAGAAGTAGGGCAAAGTGCAAGGGTAAATATGTAATTGCCAATAAATGAACATGTCCTTAGGCAGTCCAAATCTCGAGGGCTAACGAAAATCAAGATTGGTTGGTGAAAACAGTTCAAGATAAACATAAATGTTTGCAAACAAGGGCAGTTAAAGCTTGAACATAAATGTAATGATAAATGTTAATCTTGTTTGTTGTTGTACTATATGTGTAATTGTCTTCTCTTAATATGTGTTATACAGGTAGGGCATACACTGATTGTTTGTTGAATAAACTTTGTGAGGTATTTAATTCTAAGATAGATGAGGGTAGGGATAAACCTATTATCACTTGATTAAAGTATATTAGAGAGTATTTCTGAAGAGCTTATGTGTGGTGCAAAAGGAAATAGACAAGTTTGAAGGACTGCTAACCCCAACAACAACTACAGTGTTTGACAAGATTAAGACTGATGCAACTAAGTTTGTGGCAAAATATATTGGGGCAAGAAAGTACCAAGTGTCAAGCACATGGCAAGATTAATATGTGGTAAAATTGAATGAGAAAAGTTTCAGTTGTAGGTTTTGGGAGATTACAGGTTTTCCATGTAGACATGCTGTTTGTGCTATATGGGACAAAATTGAAAATGAAGAAAATGCCCCACATGTTGATGAATGGGTCCATCCTTGCTAGGCTATCGACATGGAAAGCCATGTATTTCAACAAAATTGATCCACTGAATGGACGCTCAATGTGGCCTAAAAGTGACTACCCATTCACTTTAAATCCACCAAAACATAAAACACAGGTTTGTATTTTAATTAGGCCTATTATGTAGTTTAAATGTGAACATGGAATTGattcatttttaactataatatatcaaTATGTCTAGGTTGGGAGGCCtaagaagaagagaaggagggGTGTTGATGAGCTCAACAACCAAGCAGGTAAATTGAGCCGGAAGTATCTGACAAGCACttgttcaaagtgtcataacaagGGGCATAATTCCAAAACATGTAAAGGGAAGGGAGGTAGTGGTGAAGTTGGGGGCTGAAAACTATGTTTAGTAGTTATTAGGATGTTTGTGTTGTAGGTCTTTTGAAACTTAAGTCATGTTTGTTTGTTGAAATAGTAATGTATGTATGGGTTAAGAACTTAAATCATGTTTACTTGTTTTGAACTTAGTAGGATGGTTGTGTTAAGACCTTTACAACTTGGTATGTAATGGTATGTATACACATTTTTGCAATGAATTAATCTGTTTTGTGTACTACCCTTGAACGATTCACTTACAACAATGTACATTTCAATTGTACATCAAAACCATCCAAAAGATGCATTTACAATACACTTGACAATTGCAAATGAAAAACATTCAAGAAATCCAACATTCAACTATAACAAAGTACATTCCATTACCATTGCATAATATTGATTTACTAGAAACTAAAGTTCATTACAATTCTATTACATTGATCTGATACATAAACCAAAATACAACAACAACAATTCCAAAAACCCCATACATAAACTAAAAGCAAAAACCCCATATTCGATTAAAATCCCAAAACCCCTACACCGGTTACAAACCAAAAACCCAACTTCCATTACCATCCAAAATTTCACAAGATACTTACTgattaaaataaaaccaaaaaagaACACCCATGAACAAAACAACATCAGCTGGTAGTTCCACAGTTCTGCACTCGCAATAGCAACCATCTCTTCCAATCGATTTATTGATCTTATCAAATGTGGAATCACCACCAATGCCCTAACACACATAGGAGGGCCAGACCATCGAAGGAACCCACATCTTGTACATTTCCAAAATTGCCTTCCAGGGTTACGATATGTCCATGAAGTGATCTCCATTGCTTCATTCCCACATTTTCAAGTCACTATATTGTAAAGGGTGCAACGGTCAATCAACAGTGGAAGGGAGAAGAGAGATGATGATCGCAGATAAAGGGTTTGCACAAACATCGGGCACGCAATCTTTCTTTTAAAGAGTGAAGGTTACAAGTGAAATGACAAAATTTCCTCTGTAATATAATATTGAAAAATGAGCTAACGACTAAATGGTAATGAAGTGAGCCAGAAAGACTAAACATTAAAAgtttttgaaaccacagggaccatccgtGAGGTTTTCTAAAattagggactaaacttcagatttcatgaaaccacaatgaccatttttgaagttttatcaATTATATATGGACTGGTTCTATATTATATCCGAAGGAAAAGATATGGTTCAAACGATCCACACTATTTATTGCATAAGACACATGCGAATAACATTATGCTCTGTGCTTAATCTAATAAAAACGTAAACTTAATCGACGTCCCAAACCAATAGGTCTCGCAGCTGATAAGGAAGATGTAAATCACAATGTCCCTAGAGCAAGTAATTTAATGACCAAAGGCGAGAAAAGTGACCATTTAATTAGTAGTTATAGATAATGCTAAACTTATCTCTTTTAATCAGGGCATTTAATTTATAATGGCTTCTAAGTTGTAACTCCTTGTTTAGCTTCTTACTAGTGTTTTGTGTTTATTCAACTTGTCGTCATTCTAAAAGTGTAAAGAAATTTAATATcctcctatattttctttatatataccCTTTtacccatcttaaattaaaaaTGGAGCATTTAAGATGCATAGGATGATATGTAGGAAAAaatgtaggaggatatttaatttctcaaaaaaGTAATTTGATGTCCAAGCTTGAATATAAGTGTTCACAATATTCCAAAAGTCATTAAGCATTAGCTGGTGGGTCCATTAGGTGCAAGGTACTTGTAGGTTTAGACGAAACTAGTCAACCTAGTAGTACAAACTCGATGTCTTCCATGGCTAAGGAAGTGGAAAAAATGATGGAGCTACACAACAACATTGGATATTATCTTGAGGGTTCTTCTCATGCGCTCAGATCAATGCTTGAAGGTGAAGGTGTTCAATGTGTTTATCATGCTTATCTGTTAACATCAGAGGTGTTGAAGGTTTGGGTGAGAGAGTTAAAAATTCTTCATGGTATTAACATCCTTTGCATATAAGAGACTCAACTTCAAGATGTAAAGGCTATTCATGTGGAGTTTTTCTGGGATAACTCTGATTACAAGTTTGTTGGTGTAGAGTCGTATGGAAGATCCGAAGGCTTATGTAGTGTTTGGAATTATATTCTTCTTTTTGGTTATTGGAGTGGGATACAAGGTGTTACAAACATTCTCAATATTTATGCCCATGTTGATGACATTGCTAGAATGACTTTATAGTTGCATCAAAAATATGTTATTGATTTGCGGGATGGTTGTTGGTTATTGCTGGGTGACTTCATCGAAGTCAGAAACAAATTTGAGAGGCTTTCCAATCGTGGGTGTGAGGTTTCTATTGAATACTTTAATTATTTTATTCTACATGCTAAGCTCTTCGAGTTTAGATTAGGAGGATGAAAACTTACTTGGACGAGTGAAGACAGAGTTACTTAAGTAAACTGTATCGTTTCCTTGCATGTAGTACATTTATAAGCAATTGGGGTATGGCATTAGCTACAATTCGTCCTAGAAGATTCTCGAGTCACTACCCTATCATAATTGTTAACGGGTGTTTTGACTTTGGGCCGAGCCCGTTTAGATTCTTTAATTCTTGGTTGATGGTTGATGGGCTTGATGATATTGTTAAAAAGGTGTGGGTTCAATCATCTCTTTCAGGTACGACTAATTGTAGGCTTGCCAAAAAGTGCATTGTTGTCACGAATGAACTAAAGAGATGGAGAGCTATGGAGAGCTGATAGGAGGATAAGAGAGCCGGAAGAATAGAAGCAGTTAATGATGATGATTGA of the Lactuca sativa cultivar Salinas chromosome 6, Lsat_Salinas_v11, whole genome shotgun sequence genome contains:
- the LOC111918733 gene encoding expansin-A7, whose product is MAPVHPLWGLCVFVASIMIILSTLDSVTAATYTSRVPRTTRVPRTAPVVYTPSPWTLAHATFYGDESAASTMGGACGYGNIVTNGYGTDTAALSSTIFTDGYACGQCYQIKCVQSPWCSKGVATITATNLCPPNWSKDSNAGGWCNPPRTHFDMAKPAFMKIAQWKAGIVPVQYRRVPCSRAGGIRFSFQGNGYWLLTYVMNVGGAGDIGQMWVKGTKTAWISMSHNWGASYQAFATLKGQALSFKITSYTTKQTIVCNNVAPANWNLGLTYQASVNFH